Proteins from one Deinococcus sedimenti genomic window:
- a CDS encoding nucleoside/nucleotide kinase family protein — translation MSAPVDVTLPELVLRARALIVPGERRILGLCGSPGAGKSTLSSALLDALGDQVAVVPMDGFHLANEELRRLGRAGRKGAPDTFDVEGYAALLGRVRRREGVVYAPRFDRHLEESIGSALPVAPEVPLVVTEGNYLLLDGPWQVARAQVDEVWFLAPDEARRRAQLVARHEAHGRDPAAARAWVAAVDDANARLVEATGGRADLVVRLTW, via the coding sequence ATGAGTGCACCTGTGGACGTGACCCTGCCGGAGCTGGTCCTGCGCGCACGGGCGCTGATCGTGCCGGGGGAGCGGCGGATCCTGGGTCTGTGCGGCAGCCCCGGAGCAGGTAAATCCACGTTGTCGTCGGCGCTGCTTGACGCGCTGGGCGATCAGGTGGCGGTGGTGCCGATGGACGGCTTTCACCTGGCGAACGAGGAGTTGCGCCGCCTGGGTCGGGCGGGGCGCAAGGGTGCGCCCGACACCTTCGACGTGGAGGGCTACGCGGCGCTGCTGGGGCGCGTCCGTCGCCGTGAGGGCGTGGTGTACGCGCCGCGGTTCGACCGTCACCTGGAGGAGAGTATCGGCAGTGCCCTGCCGGTGGCGCCGGAGGTGCCCCTGGTCGTGACCGAAGGCAATTACCTGCTGCTGGACGGGCCGTGGCAGGTGGCGCGGGCCCAGGTGGACGAGGTGTGGTTCCTGGCGCCGGACGAGGCGCGGCGCCGCGCGCAGCTGGTGGCCCGGCACGAGGCGCACGGGCGGGATCCGGCGGCGGCGCGGGCGTGGGTGGCGGCGGTGGATGACGCGAACGCCCGCCTGGTCGAAGCGACGGGCGGGCGCGCGGATCTGGTGGTCCGGTTGACCTGGTGA
- the pstB gene encoding phosphate ABC transporter ATP-binding protein PstB: MTPILDAQNVNIYYGEKQAVKNVNLRVERGTVNALIGPSGCGKTTFLRAINRMHDLTPGARVEGTILLDGEDVYGSGVDPVTMRRRVGMVFQKPNPFPTMSVFENVVSGLKLAGMRDQKRLMEIAERSLRGAALWEEVKDRLKTPATGLSGGQQQRLCIARALAVEPEILLMDEPTSALDPASTAKIEDLMTDLKKVTTIIIVTHNMHQAARVSDTTSFFLNGDLVEHGVTDQIFTAPRDERTEAYVTGRFG, translated from the coding sequence ATGACCCCCATCCTCGACGCCCAGAACGTCAACATCTACTACGGCGAGAAGCAGGCCGTGAAGAACGTCAACCTCCGCGTGGAACGCGGCACCGTCAACGCCCTGATCGGCCCCAGCGGCTGCGGGAAGACCACCTTCCTGCGCGCCATCAACCGCATGCACGACCTCACGCCCGGCGCGCGCGTCGAGGGCACCATCCTGCTCGACGGCGAGGACGTGTACGGCAGCGGCGTCGACCCCGTCACCATGCGCCGCCGCGTGGGCATGGTCTTCCAGAAACCCAACCCCTTCCCGACCATGAGCGTCTTCGAGAACGTCGTCTCGGGCCTGAAACTCGCGGGGATGCGCGACCAGAAACGCCTGATGGAGATCGCCGAACGCTCCCTGCGCGGCGCGGCCCTCTGGGAGGAAGTCAAGGACCGCCTCAAGACCCCCGCGACCGGCCTGAGCGGCGGGCAGCAGCAGCGCCTGTGCATCGCCCGCGCGCTGGCCGTCGAACCCGAGATCCTGCTGATGGACGAACCCACCAGCGCCCTGGACCCCGCCAGCACCGCCAAGATCGAGGACCTGATGACCGACCTGAAAAAGGTCACGACCATCATCATCGTCACGCACAACATGCACCAGGCCGCCCGCGTCAGCGACACCACCAGCTTCTTCCTGAACGGCGACCTCGTCGAGCACGGCGTGACGGACCAGATCTTCACCGCGCCGCGCGACGAACGCACCGAGGCGTACGTCACCGGCCGCTTCGGCTGA
- the pstA gene encoding phosphate ABC transporter permease PstA has product MRAATTPNSTRHQLSPARRAKNLAMGGLIVLATLIVVAPLILIFAYLIREGLGAMNLDFFTKVPAPEGETGGGLANAILGSIEMLALASVLGVVVGVSGGIFLAEYPRHPLMPSIRMISDVLAGIPAIVMGLVAYGLIVLQFGFSGLAGAVALGFLMIPIVVRTTEEVLKLVPQTVREAGLALGLPKWLVTLRIVLPAAAGGIVTGVMLALARVAGEAAPLLFTAFGNNQINLDPTKPMSALPLEIYRGATSAYDENQRLAKAGALLLITLIFITSLLARRASRRK; this is encoded by the coding sequence ATGCGCGCCGCCACCACGCCCAACAGCACCCGCCACCAGCTGAGCCCGGCCCGCCGCGCCAAGAACCTCGCCATGGGCGGCCTGATCGTCCTGGCCACCCTGATCGTCGTCGCGCCGCTGATCCTGATCTTCGCGTACCTGATCCGCGAGGGCCTCGGCGCCATGAACCTCGACTTCTTCACCAAGGTCCCCGCGCCCGAAGGGGAAACCGGCGGCGGCCTCGCCAACGCCATCCTCGGCAGCATCGAGATGCTCGCCCTGGCCAGCGTGTTGGGCGTCGTGGTGGGCGTGTCCGGCGGGATCTTCCTCGCCGAGTACCCCCGCCACCCCCTGATGCCCAGCATCCGCATGATCAGCGACGTGCTCGCCGGGATTCCCGCGATCGTCATGGGTCTCGTCGCGTACGGCCTGATCGTGCTGCAGTTCGGCTTCTCGGGCCTCGCGGGCGCCGTCGCGCTGGGCTTCCTGATGATCCCCATCGTCGTGCGCACCACCGAGGAAGTCCTGAAACTCGTCCCACAGACCGTCCGCGAGGCTGGCCTGGCCCTGGGCCTGCCCAAGTGGCTGGTCACCCTGCGGATCGTGCTGCCCGCCGCCGCCGGAGGCATCGTCACCGGCGTGATGCTGGCCCTGGCCAGGGTCGCCGGGGAGGCCGCGCCACTGCTGTTCACGGCGTTCGGGAACAACCAGATCAACCTCGACCCGACCAAACCCATGAGCGCCCTGCCCCTGGAAATTTACCGCGGCGCGACCAGCGCCTACGACGAGAACCAGCGGCTCGCGAAGGCCGGCGCACTGCTGCTGATCACCCTGATCTTCATCACCAGCCTCCTGGCCCGCCGCGCCAGCCGCCGCAAATAA
- the pstC gene encoding phosphate ABC transporter permease subunit PstC has protein sequence MSKRTASPRQLSSASDRVFEGLILALAAVIVLVFVLSVYQLGTESWPALQKFGLNFFTSRVWNPVTGEFGAAAMIAGTLVTSIAALVISVPLAIASALFVAEYAPKWLANPVGYLIELLAAVPSVVYGLWALFVIAPILGKWQTNFFTSPENVQTLTRCTDLWNKNQTSLECFFVPSSAAGRGLALAIIILTVMILPYTASVARDVIRLVPQDQREAMYALGATKWEVISRAILPYARAGIMGGVILALGRALGETLAVAMVIGDSQDILKSIWGNASTMASVIANQFGDAQEALHRSSVVTLGLSLFFLSVVVNYIARLIIARLTPKGIQ, from the coding sequence ATGAGCAAACGCACCGCCTCCCCCCGCCAGCTGAGCAGCGCCAGCGACCGAGTGTTCGAGGGCCTGATCCTCGCGCTGGCCGCCGTGATCGTGCTCGTGTTCGTCCTGAGCGTCTACCAGCTCGGCACCGAGTCCTGGCCCGCCCTGCAGAAGTTCGGCCTGAACTTCTTCACCAGCCGCGTGTGGAACCCCGTCACCGGTGAGTTCGGCGCGGCCGCCATGATCGCCGGCACGCTGGTGACCAGCATCGCCGCGCTGGTCATCAGCGTGCCGCTGGCGATCGCGAGCGCGCTGTTCGTCGCCGAGTACGCGCCCAAGTGGCTGGCCAACCCGGTCGGCTACCTGATCGAACTGCTCGCCGCGGTGCCCAGCGTCGTGTACGGCCTGTGGGCGCTGTTCGTGATTGCCCCGATCCTCGGCAAGTGGCAGACGAACTTCTTCACCAGCCCTGAGAACGTCCAGACGCTGACGCGCTGCACCGACCTGTGGAACAAGAACCAGACCAGCCTGGAATGCTTCTTCGTGCCCAGCAGCGCCGCCGGGCGCGGCCTGGCCCTGGCGATCATCATCCTGACCGTCATGATCCTCCCGTACACCGCGTCCGTCGCGCGGGACGTCATCCGGCTCGTGCCGCAGGACCAGCGTGAAGCGATGTACGCGCTGGGCGCCACGAAGTGGGAAGTCATCTCCCGGGCGATCCTCCCGTACGCCCGCGCGGGCATCATGGGCGGCGTGATCCTCGCGCTGGGCCGCGCGCTGGGCGAGACGCTGGCCGTCGCCATGGTCATCGGGGACAGCCAGGACATCCTCAAGAGCATCTGGGGCAACGCCAGCACCATGGCCTCCGTGATCGCCAACCAGTTCGGGGACGCGCAGGAAGCCCTGCACCGCTCCAGCGTCGTCACACTCGGCCTGAGCCTGTTCTTCCTGAGCGTCGTCGTGAACTACATTGCCCGCCTGATCATCGCCCGCCTGACCCCCAAGGGAATCCAGTGA
- the pstS gene encoding phosphate ABC transporter substrate-binding protein PstS translates to MKKIFVLAAALAVTTASAQSSLTGAGASFPYPLYSKMFAEYKGDTGVSVNYQSVGSGAGQKQITERTVDFAGSDNPMSDEAMKAAPADLLHIPTAIGAVVPAYNLPGVTAPLKFTGKVLADIYLGKIRTWNDKAIAAINPGVTIPPLPITVARRSDGSGTTYVFADYLSKVSSEWKSKVGVGNSLQWPVGTGAKGNDGVAGVVKSTPGAIGYVELVYAKQNKLTFGSVQNRAGKFVVADNGPAALAAKGVVIPADTRVSLTNSANGDAYPIASFTYLIFYKEQNYSGRSQAQAAALKKLLTWMVTSGQQYNEALDYAKLPDTVANKAKSIIAKMTYGGKKI, encoded by the coding sequence ATGAAGAAGATCTTCGTCCTCGCCGCCGCCCTCGCCGTGACCACCGCCAGCGCGCAGTCCAGCCTGACGGGCGCCGGGGCCAGCTTCCCCTACCCCCTGTACAGCAAGATGTTCGCCGAGTACAAGGGCGACACCGGCGTCAGCGTGAACTACCAGTCCGTCGGCAGTGGCGCCGGCCAGAAGCAGATCACCGAGCGCACCGTCGACTTCGCCGGCAGCGACAACCCCATGAGCGACGAGGCCATGAAGGCCGCGCCCGCCGACCTGCTGCACATCCCCACCGCCATCGGCGCCGTGGTGCCCGCCTACAACCTTCCCGGCGTCACCGCGCCCCTCAAGTTCACCGGTAAGGTCCTGGCCGACATCTACCTGGGCAAGATCCGGACCTGGAACGACAAGGCCATCGCCGCCATCAACCCCGGCGTGACGATTCCCCCGCTGCCCATCACCGTGGCGCGCCGCAGTGACGGCTCCGGCACGACGTACGTGTTCGCCGACTACCTGAGCAAGGTCAGCAGCGAGTGGAAGAGCAAGGTCGGCGTGGGCAACAGCCTGCAGTGGCCCGTCGGCACCGGCGCCAAGGGCAACGACGGCGTGGCCGGCGTCGTGAAGAGTACCCCCGGCGCGATCGGCTACGTGGAACTCGTGTACGCCAAGCAGAACAAACTGACCTTCGGCAGCGTGCAGAACCGCGCCGGCAAGTTCGTCGTGGCCGACAACGGGCCCGCCGCGCTGGCCGCCAAGGGCGTCGTGATTCCCGCCGACACCCGCGTCAGCCTGACCAACAGCGCCAACGGCGACGCGTACCCCATCGCCAGCTTCACGTACCTGATCTTCTACAAGGAGCAGAACTACAGCGGCCGCAGCCAGGCCCAGGCCGCCGCGCTGAAGAAACTCCTGACCTGGATGGTCACCAGCGGCCAGCAGTACAACGAGGCGCTGGACTACGCCAAGCTGCCCGACACCGTCGCCAACAAGGCCAAGAGCATCATCGCCAAGATGACCTACGGCGGCAAGAAGATCTGA
- the hpaI gene encoding 4-hydroxy-2-oxoheptanedioate aldolase, whose amino-acid sequence MSAPDLHNPLKAALARGEFQLGLWLALADPYSAEIIAGAGFDWLLIDGEHAPNDVRSTLSVLQAMAAYPVTPIVRPPVGQTHLIKQYLDLGVQTLLVPMVESGAQARELVAATRYPPRGVRGVGSAIARASRWNAVPDYLHRADADICLLVQVESAAGLAALDDILAVEGVDGVFIGPADLSASLGYLGNPAHPDVQAAILDAVTRTRAAGKAAGILCTEAQVPHYRAAGCTFVAAGVDTTLLARAARDLAGRVRPAAPPTRDAGPY is encoded by the coding sequence GTGAGCGCCCCGGACCTGCACAATCCCCTGAAGGCGGCCCTGGCGCGCGGAGAGTTCCAGCTGGGTCTGTGGCTGGCGCTGGCCGACCCGTACAGCGCGGAGATCATCGCTGGGGCGGGTTTCGACTGGCTGCTGATCGACGGCGAGCACGCGCCGAACGACGTGCGCAGCACCCTGAGCGTGCTCCAGGCCATGGCGGCGTACCCGGTCACGCCCATCGTGCGGCCTCCGGTTGGGCAGACGCACCTGATCAAGCAGTACCTCGACCTGGGCGTGCAGACCCTGCTGGTCCCCATGGTCGAGAGCGGCGCGCAGGCCCGCGAACTGGTCGCCGCGACCCGCTACCCGCCGCGCGGCGTGCGGGGCGTGGGCAGCGCGATCGCCCGCGCGTCCCGCTGGAACGCCGTGCCGGACTACCTCCACCGCGCCGACGCTGACATCTGCCTGCTGGTGCAGGTCGAGAGCGCCGCCGGACTCGCCGCGCTGGACGACATCCTGGCTGTCGAGGGCGTGGACGGCGTGTTCATCGGCCCGGCGGACCTGAGTGCCAGCCTGGGCTACCTCGGGAACCCCGCGCATCCGGACGTGCAGGCCGCGATCCTGGACGCCGTGACCCGCACCCGCGCGGCGGGGAAGGCGGCGGGCATCCTCTGTACCGAGGCGCAGGTGCCGCACTATCGCGCGGCGGGCTGCACCTTCGTGGCGGCGGGCGTGGACACCACCCTGCTCGCCCGCGCGGCCCGCGACCTGGCCGGGCGGGTCCGTCCTGCCGCGCCACCGACCCGGGACGCTGGACCATACTGA
- the hpaH gene encoding 2-oxo-hept-4-ene-1,7-dioate hydratase, which produces MSGLSDAQVQDAARRLHAAEQSRAPMRQLSGQYPGLTIADAYRVQDAWVSHKLTQGRRVIGHKIGLTSRAMQQAVNIDEPDYGTLLDDMVFSELQPIPSGRFIVPRVEVELAFILGKDLRGPNVTVMDVLDATRWVVPAAEIIDARIERVDRETGATRKVTDTISDNAANAGIVLGGRPVRPTDVDLRWVGALLFRNGVIEETGVAAGVLNHPAEGVAWLANRLAPHGVTLRAGETVLAGSFVRPVDAAPGDLFHADYGPLGSVTLRFAR; this is translated from the coding sequence ATGAGCGGCCTCAGTGACGCGCAGGTGCAGGACGCCGCGCGCCGCCTGCACGCCGCCGAGCAGTCCCGCGCGCCTATGCGGCAGCTGTCCGGCCAGTACCCCGGCCTGACGATCGCGGACGCGTATCGGGTGCAGGACGCCTGGGTCAGTCACAAGCTCACGCAGGGCCGCCGCGTGATCGGGCACAAGATCGGCCTGACGTCGCGCGCCATGCAGCAGGCCGTGAACATCGACGAGCCCGACTACGGGACGCTGCTCGACGACATGGTGTTCAGCGAACTCCAGCCCATCCCGTCGGGGCGCTTCATCGTGCCGCGCGTGGAGGTGGAACTCGCGTTCATCCTCGGGAAGGACCTGCGCGGCCCGAACGTGACCGTCATGGACGTGCTGGACGCCACGCGCTGGGTGGTGCCCGCCGCCGAGATCATCGACGCGCGCATCGAGCGCGTGGACCGCGAGACCGGCGCGACCCGCAAGGTCACGGACACCATCAGCGACAACGCCGCGAACGCCGGGATCGTCCTGGGCGGGCGGCCGGTGCGGCCCACCGACGTGGATCTGCGCTGGGTGGGCGCGCTGCTGTTCCGCAACGGCGTGATTGAGGAGACCGGCGTGGCGGCCGGCGTGCTGAATCACCCGGCCGAGGGCGTGGCGTGGCTCGCCAACCGTCTCGCGCCGCACGGCGTGACGCTGCGGGCGGGGGAGACGGTGCTGGCCGGGTCGTTCGTGCGCCCGGTGGACGCCGCGCCCGGCGACCTGTTCCACGCGGATTACGGCCCGCTGGGCAGCGTCACCCTGAGGTTCGCGCGGTGA
- a CDS encoding 5-carboxymethyl-2-hydroxymuconate Delta-isomerase, whose product MPHLTVEYTDNLTAPRVPELLRALNGVLLARPDVYPPGGIRARAHRLTEYVVAEGAHDDAFVHVTLKIAAGRSETVKAETGAALFEVLKSHFAADFDSRTLALSLEIAEFSEAGTFKHNNIHARYRKVGA is encoded by the coding sequence ATGCCGCACCTGACCGTCGAGTACACCGATAACCTGACCGCGCCGCGCGTGCCGGAGCTGCTGCGTGCCCTGAACGGGGTGCTGCTGGCCCGTCCGGACGTGTACCCGCCGGGCGGCATCCGTGCCCGCGCGCACCGCCTGACGGAGTACGTGGTGGCCGAGGGCGCGCATGACGACGCGTTCGTGCACGTCACCCTGAAGATCGCCGCCGGGCGCAGCGAGACCGTGAAGGCCGAGACGGGCGCGGCGCTGTTCGAGGTGCTCAAAAGCCACTTCGCCGCCGACTTCGACTCCCGCACCCTGGCCCTGTCGCTGGAGATCGCGGAGTTCAGCGAGGCGGGCACCTTCAAGCACAACAACATTCACGCCCGCTACCGCAAGGTGGGCGCGTGA
- a CDS encoding fumarylacetoacetate hydrolase family protein: MKTANFMARGRQHRGVLRDGMLIDAAGEAHRPDEVQFLLPVTPGKVIALALNYADHNAELGFKTPEEPVMFLKPNTSLLPHGGTVEYPRGAQFMHYEVELGIVIGRDARRVKAKDAEDYIGGYTIANDLVVRDYVSNYYRPPMRAKGWDTFGPLGPYLVSADEVPDPYNLGLRAFVNGELRQEGNTRDMILRGPELIEFMSRFMTLQAGDVILTGTPKGVSHVKPGDVMRLEIDGLGALENDVGWESEDAEPLIAQEGQRI, encoded by the coding sequence ATGAAAACAGCGAATTTTATGGCCCGTGGCCGTCAGCACCGTGGCGTGCTCCGGGATGGCATGTTGATCGACGCGGCGGGTGAGGCGCACCGTCCGGACGAGGTGCAGTTCCTGCTGCCCGTGACTCCCGGGAAGGTGATCGCGCTGGCGCTGAACTACGCGGATCACAATGCGGAGCTGGGCTTCAAGACGCCGGAGGAGCCGGTGATGTTCCTGAAGCCGAACACGAGTCTGCTGCCGCACGGCGGCACGGTGGAGTACCCGCGCGGGGCGCAGTTCATGCACTACGAGGTGGAACTGGGCATCGTGATCGGGCGGGACGCGCGGCGCGTGAAGGCGAAGGACGCCGAAGACTACATCGGTGGGTACACCATCGCGAACGATCTGGTGGTGCGGGATTACGTGAGCAACTACTACCGCCCGCCCATGCGCGCCAAGGGCTGGGACACGTTCGGGCCGCTGGGGCCGTACCTCGTGTCGGCGGACGAGGTGCCGGACCCGTACAACCTGGGCCTGCGCGCGTTCGTGAACGGCGAGCTGCGCCAGGAGGGCAACACGCGGGACATGATCCTGCGCGGGCCGGAACTGATCGAGTTCATGAGCCGCTTCATGACCCTGCAGGCGGGCGACGTGATCCTGACCGGCACGCCGAAGGGCGTGTCGCACGTGAAGCCGGGGGACGTGATGCGCCTGGAGATCGACGGGCTGGGCGCGTTGGAGAACGACGTGGGGTGGGAGTCGGAGGACGCCGAGCCGCTGATCGCGCAGGAAGGGCAGCGGATCTGA
- the hpaD gene encoding 3,4-dihydroxyphenylacetate 2,3-dioxygenase: MQTPNTIRIAHGIFYVTDLAASRHFYVDLLGLNVLHETEGALYLRANEDREWTLKLELAPEAGVKHLAYRVGTDADLDALTAFLDAQGIPWRWETELDRPRLLRFQDPYGVPVAFYAQSVKHPWLLQDYHLHRGAGLQRIDHINVMTPDVEGVMRWYMDHLGFRLSEYTEDDHGRIWAAWIQRRGSVHDLALTNGAGPRLHHFAYWMPDMQSIIRTCDILAGARMPEHIERGPGRHGVSNAFFLYIRDPDGHRIELYTCDYLTVDPDFEPIRWSLNDPRRQTLWGAKTPKSWFEEGSLLEAFEGGWVQPRESDLVGIPVNVI, encoded by the coding sequence ATGCAGACGCCCAACACCATCCGCATCGCGCACGGCATCTTCTACGTCACCGACCTCGCCGCCTCCCGCCACTTCTACGTGGACCTGCTCGGCCTGAACGTCCTGCACGAGACCGAGGGAGCCCTGTACCTGCGCGCCAACGAGGACCGCGAGTGGACGCTGAAACTCGAACTCGCGCCCGAGGCCGGCGTGAAGCACCTCGCGTACCGCGTCGGCACCGACGCCGACCTGGACGCCCTGACCGCGTTCCTGGACGCGCAGGGCATCCCCTGGCGCTGGGAGACGGAACTCGACCGCCCGCGCCTGCTGCGCTTCCAGGACCCGTACGGCGTGCCCGTCGCGTTCTACGCGCAGTCCGTCAAGCACCCCTGGCTGCTGCAGGACTACCACCTGCACCGCGGCGCGGGCCTGCAACGCATCGACCACATCAACGTCATGACGCCCGACGTGGAAGGCGTGATGCGCTGGTACATGGACCACCTCGGCTTCCGCCTCAGCGAGTACACCGAGGACGACCACGGGCGCATCTGGGCGGCCTGGATTCAGCGGCGCGGCAGCGTCCACGACCTCGCCCTGACGAACGGCGCGGGGCCGAGACTGCATCACTTCGCGTACTGGATGCCGGACATGCAGAGCATCATCCGCACCTGCGACATCCTCGCGGGCGCCCGCATGCCCGAACACATCGAACGCGGCCCCGGCCGCCACGGCGTCAGCAACGCCTTCTTCCTGTACATCCGCGACCCCGACGGGCACCGCATCGAGCTGTACACCTGCGACTACCTGACCGTCGACCCGGACTTCGAACCGATCCGCTGGTCCCTGAACGACCCGCGCCGTCAGACCCTCTGGGGCGCGAAAACCCCGAAGAGCTGGTTCGAGGAAGGCTCCCTGCTCGAAGCCTTCGAGGGCGGCTGGGTGCAGCCCCGCGAGAGCGACCTCGTCGGCATTCCCGTCAACGTGATTTAA
- the hpaB gene encoding 4-hydroxyphenylacetate 3-monooxygenase, oxygenase component, whose product MARTGQQFLDRLRLNPPNLYIDGQRVEDATTHPATRNIAHSLAGLYDLQHDPRYRDVLTFEEGSERHATAFMVPRTKEDLRRIGEAHRLRANYSLGTLGRAPDYMNTNVMAAGMASAYFDQCESSGEPGSGRNFSENMRRYFEYVRDHDLCLTHALTNPQVNRGKQASELPDPYIAMGIVEETEAGVIVRGARMLATLPIADEILIFPSTVIKENGDRSRYAIGFGLPTNTPGLYFQCREPFDLGRDVEDHPLSSRFDEQDAFVIFDDVLVPWERVFLMYDMTLANQAYAKTDAVLHMAYQVVNQKVSKTEAFLGLAQSIVDTVGSGQFQHVQSKVSEIIVTLEIMKALQVAAVEGAQLNAYGVMTPARGPLDAARNYYPAIYPRLNEIIQLLGASGIIMMPSKADREGPLGAFIEKHLQATNASAEERLKLFRLAWDLTLSSFGARQNLYEKHFFGDPIRMHSALYEVYDKKPYVQRIREFIHQTSPDQTNPDQTKTVAAD is encoded by the coding sequence ATGGCCCGCACCGGACAGCAGTTCCTCGACCGCCTACGCCTGAACCCGCCCAACCTGTACATCGACGGGCAGCGGGTGGAGGACGCCACCACGCACCCCGCCACGCGCAACATCGCCCACTCGCTGGCCGGGCTGTACGACCTGCAGCACGACCCGCGCTACCGCGACGTCCTGACCTTCGAGGAGGGCAGCGAGCGGCACGCGACCGCGTTCATGGTGCCCCGCACCAAGGAGGACCTGCGCCGGATCGGCGAGGCGCACCGCCTCCGCGCGAACTACTCGCTGGGCACGCTGGGCCGCGCGCCGGACTACATGAACACGAACGTCATGGCCGCCGGGATGGCGAGCGCGTACTTCGACCAGTGCGAATCCAGCGGCGAGCCGGGCTCGGGCCGGAACTTCAGCGAGAACATGCGCCGCTACTTCGAGTACGTGCGCGACCACGACCTGTGCCTCACGCACGCCCTGACGAACCCGCAGGTGAACCGCGGCAAGCAGGCGTCCGAACTGCCCGACCCGTACATCGCCATGGGCATCGTCGAGGAGACCGAGGCCGGTGTGATCGTGCGCGGCGCGCGCATGCTCGCCACCCTCCCCATTGCGGACGAGATCCTGATCTTCCCGTCCACGGTCATCAAGGAGAACGGCGACCGCAGCCGTTACGCGATCGGCTTCGGGCTGCCCACGAACACGCCGGGCCTGTACTTCCAGTGCCGTGAACCCTTCGACCTGGGCCGCGACGTGGAAGACCACCCGCTGTCCAGCCGCTTCGACGAGCAGGACGCGTTCGTGATCTTCGACGACGTGCTGGTGCCGTGGGAGCGGGTGTTCCTGATGTACGACATGACCCTCGCCAACCAGGCCTACGCCAAAACCGACGCCGTGCTGCACATGGCGTACCAGGTCGTGAACCAGAAGGTCAGCAAGACCGAGGCGTTCCTGGGCCTCGCGCAGAGCATCGTGGACACCGTCGGCAGCGGGCAGTTCCAGCACGTGCAGAGCAAGGTCAGCGAGATCATCGTGACCCTGGAGATCATGAAAGCCCTGCAGGTGGCCGCCGTGGAAGGCGCGCAGCTCAACGCGTACGGCGTCATGACGCCCGCGCGCGGCCCGCTGGACGCCGCGCGGAACTACTACCCGGCGATCTACCCGCGCCTGAACGAGATCATCCAGCTGCTCGGCGCGTCCGGGATCATCATGATGCCCAGCAAGGCCGACCGCGAGGGGCCACTCGGGGCGTTCATCGAGAAGCACCTGCAGGCCACGAACGCCAGCGCCGAGGAGCGACTCAAACTCTTCCGCCTCGCCTGGGACCTGACCCTGAGCAGCTTCGGCGCGCGGCAGAACCTGTACGAGAAGCACTTCTTCGGCGACCCCATCCGCATGCACAGCGCCCTGTACGAGGTCTACGACAAGAAACCCTACGTGCAGCGCATCCGCGAGTTCATCCACCAGACCAGCCCTGACCAGACCAACCCCGACCAGACCAAGACCGTGGCGGCGGACTGA